One genomic window of Plasmodium coatneyi strain Hackeri chromosome 12, complete sequence includes the following:
- a CDS encoding Vacuolar ATP synthase, with product MTRPSPENEEPGIVYKVAGSLVIAENMSGTRMYELAKVGWNKLVGEIIRLEGNYAYIQVYEDTSGLSVGDPVTKTGNALSVELGPGILDNIYDGIQRPLERIANVCGDVYIFKGIDMTSLDHEKEWQFYADKKVKINDIITGGDIFGYVDENKLFKEHKIMAPPNAKGRVTYIAPDGSYTLKDKIFELEYQGKKYTYGLSHLWPVRDPRPVLEKVTGDTLLLTGQRVLDSLFPTVLGGTCAIPGAFGCGKTCVSQALSKYSNSEVIIYVGCGERGNEMAEILSDFPELTTKVGNEDVGIMQRTCLVANTSNMPVAAREASIYTGITLCEYFRDMGYNATMMADSTSRWAEALREISGRLAEMPADSGYPAYLGAKLASFYERAGKVKCIGSPSRMGSITIVGAVSPPGGDFSDPVTTATMSIVQAFWGLDKKLAQRKHFPSVNWSTSFSKYVRQLEQYFDNFDQDFLSLRQKISDILQQESDLNDIVQLVGKDSLSEDQKVVMEVAKIIREDFLQQNAFSDYDYMCPLQKTVGMMKIICHFYAQCLRTLQEYDSRERKIGWGSIYNTLRPTINKITHMKFESPKNSDEYFKKYFKALEDEITVGLRNLVEK from the coding sequence ATGACGAGGCCTTCCCccgaaaatgaagaacccGGAATTGTCTACAAAGTGGCGGGTTCGCTTGTCATTGCGGAGAACATGAGCGGGACGAGGATGTACGAATTGGCAAAAGTCGGATGGAACAAATTGGTGGGTGAAATTATACGTTTAGAAGGGAactatgcatatatacaagtGTATGAAGACACTTCAGGGCTATCTGTTGGAGATCCAGTGACCAAAACAGGAAATGCCTTGTCAGTGGAATTAGGCCCAGGGATATTGGACAATATATATGACGGTATCCAGAGACCACTGGAAAGAATCGCTAATGTCTGTGGAGACGTTTATATTTTCAAAGGAATTGACATGACCTCATTAGATCACGAAAAGGAATGGCAATTTTATGCagataaaaaagtaaaaataaatgacatCATAACAGGTGGAGATATTTTCGGCTATGTGGATgagaataaattatttaaggAGCATAAAATTATGGCACCTCCAAATGCGAAGGGTAGAGTGACGTACATTGCTCCAGACGGCTCATACACCTTGAAGGATAAAATATTTGAGTTGGAATaccaggggaaaaaatacacctATGGGTTGTCTCACCTTTGGCCAGTTAGAGATCCAAGACCAGTGTTAGAAAAGGTAACTGGTGACACCCTACTACTAACAGGACAACGAGTCTTAGACTCTTTATTCCCCACGGTGTTGGGAGGCACTTGTGCCATTCCTGGAGCATTCGGGTGTGGAAAGACGTGTGTATCTCAGGCCTTGTCAAAATATTCAAACAGTGAagtaattatatatgtaggttGTGGAGAAAGAGGAAATGAAATGGCTGAAATTTTGTCCGATTTTCCTGAATTAACTACTAAGGTGGGTAATGAAGATGTTGGTATTATGCAGAGAACATGTCTTGTGGCCAACACTTCGAATATGCCTGTGGCAGCAAGAGAGGCAAGTATATACACTGGCATAACTCTGTGTGAATATTTTCGTGACATGGGGTATAACGCTACTATGATGGCGGATAGTACCAGCAGATGGGCTGAAGCGCTAAGAGAGATATCTGGACGTTTAGCAGAAATGCCTGCAGATAGTGGATACCCAGCATACCTTGGTGCTAAATTAGCTTCCTTCTACGAACGGGcaggaaaagtaaaatgtATTGGGTCTCCATCTCGAATGGGTTCCATCACCATCGTAGGTGCAGTATCCCCACCAGGAGGGGATTTCTCAGACCCCGTAACCACAGCAACCATGTCCATTGTGCAAGCCTTCTGGGGATTagataaaaaattagcacAAAGGAAACATTTCCCCTCTGTTAATTGGTCCACATCTTTTTCCAAATATGTAAGACAACTGGAGCAATATTTCGACAATTTCGACCAAGACTTCTTATCATTAAGACAAAAAATAAGTGACATATTGCAACAGGAGAGTGACCTAAATGATATAGTCCAGCTGGTTGGAAAGGACTCCCTATCGGAGGATCAAAAAGTGGTGATGGAAGTTGCCAAAATTATTAGAGAAGATTTCCTCCAACAAAATGCCTTTAGCGATTATGATTATATGTGCCCTTTGCAAAAAACCGTTGGTATGATGAAAAttatttgtcatttttatgCTCAGTGTTTGAGGACTCTACAAGAATATGACTCACGAGAGAGGAAAATCGGATGGGGATCCATTTACAACACATTAAGACCtactataaataaaattaccCACATGAAATTTGAATCTCCGAAAAATTCAGAtgagtattttaaaaagtatttCAAGGCTTTGGAGGATGAAATAACCGTTGGTCTTCGAAATTTGGTGGAGAAGTGA